In Alteromonas naphthalenivorans, one DNA window encodes the following:
- a CDS encoding amidohydrolase, producing MMMHLCTTKLLAFWHKLAFAILISFISVVGAVKAQSVEQTDASAIDSKAAITFAHQSTMKHIAKTMWEKPELGFLEHNSSALMQQTLIGRGFDVTAGIAGMPTAFIAQYSPADQTEDGEHKPVIGLLAEMDALPSMGVLNTSDKQPISTNGHVHAGHACGHNLFAGGVIGAALSLADYLDTHPNQGSLKVFGTPAEEGGSGKVYMVKAGVFENVDVALHWHPSDSTSSSPSSSLANKSGKFRFYGVAAHAAAAPDKGRSALDGVEAMNMMVNLMREHVPDGTRIHYVITDGGTAPNVVPDFAEVYYYVRSAQPAVVLSLWDRLEKAAKGAALGTETRVDWEVTGGVWNVLPNVTLSKLMHKHIDAAPPIILTKSEQQFASEISSTREQTFSHNAHSTPEPFDEKITVWSASTDVGDVSWQVPTVGLSSTTWVKGTPPHTWQASAMSGTDIGYKGMYLASEVITQTAISLFSEPENISKAKQEFQLRKSTLNYESMLGQRAPALDYRK from the coding sequence ATGATGATGCATTTATGCACAACTAAACTCTTAGCATTTTGGCATAAACTCGCTTTCGCTATACTCATATCCTTCATTAGTGTTGTTGGCGCTGTGAAGGCTCAAAGTGTTGAGCAAACCGATGCTTCGGCTATAGACTCTAAAGCCGCGATTACGTTTGCTCATCAAAGCACGATGAAGCATATTGCAAAAACCATGTGGGAAAAGCCTGAACTAGGTTTTTTAGAACACAACAGCAGCGCATTAATGCAACAAACGCTGATTGGACGTGGCTTTGATGTTACTGCTGGCATTGCGGGCATGCCTACTGCATTTATTGCGCAATACAGCCCAGCAGACCAGACGGAAGATGGCGAGCATAAGCCTGTTATCGGCTTACTTGCCGAAATGGATGCTCTTCCCAGCATGGGAGTATTAAACACGTCTGACAAACAGCCGATTAGCACTAACGGACATGTTCACGCAGGTCATGCTTGTGGACACAACTTGTTTGCCGGCGGGGTAATAGGCGCTGCGCTTAGCTTAGCTGATTATCTCGATACTCACCCAAACCAAGGTTCACTAAAGGTTTTTGGCACACCCGCAGAGGAAGGGGGCTCAGGTAAAGTCTATATGGTAAAAGCAGGCGTTTTTGAAAATGTGGATGTTGCGCTTCACTGGCACCCATCAGATAGTACATCTTCTTCACCCTCATCTTCGCTGGCCAATAAGAGCGGTAAGTTTCGTTTTTACGGTGTAGCTGCGCATGCTGCCGCAGCGCCAGACAAAGGGCGCTCGGCATTAGATGGCGTAGAAGCCATGAACATGATGGTAAATTTAATGCGTGAGCATGTGCCGGATGGCACGCGAATTCATTATGTGATCACCGATGGCGGAACGGCGCCGAACGTGGTGCCGGATTTCGCCGAAGTGTATTATTACGTCCGCTCAGCACAGCCTGCTGTCGTGTTATCATTATGGGATAGATTGGAAAAAGCGGCGAAGGGTGCAGCACTTGGCACTGAAACCCGTGTTGATTGGGAAGTCACAGGTGGAGTGTGGAATGTATTACCTAATGTGACCTTATCAAAATTAATGCACAAGCATATTGACGCCGCACCGCCGATTATTTTGACCAAAAGTGAGCAGCAGTTTGCTAGCGAAATAAGTAGCACCCGCGAGCAGACCTTTAGTCACAATGCTCACAGCACACCAGAGCCCTTCGATGAAAAGATTACTGTTTGGTCGGCATCAACTGATGTAGGTGATGTGAGTTGGCAAGTACCTACCGTGGGGCTATCTAGTACCACCTGGGTAAAAGGTACTCCTCCTCACACTTGGCAGGCGTCAGCAATGAGTGGTACTGACATTGGTTACAAAGGTATGTACTTGGCCAGTGAGGTCATCACGCAAACCGCTATATCCCTTTTCTCTGAACCTGAAAATATTAGTAAAGCGAAGCAAGAGTTTCAGCTACGAAAAAGTACGCTGAACTATGAATCCATGCTAGGGCAGAGAGCACCAGCACTCGATTATCGTAAGTAG
- a CDS encoding FecR family protein codes for MATALNQHSINKRASDYVVRLYSGELTAKEESEILEWCDAKGAHQAAFNDALYLWETSAQIAPHIGWRQKLEKRFYRMRYLAASIVVASFCFLLITHHNAPDQSIDNSELANNYSTAIGEVSNVGLSDGSTITLNTDTRINIKFSEAHRELWLEQGEAFFDIAKDRSRPFLIHTANKTVRVVGTKFNIKLSQAGFDIAVEEGTVAIEEKAEPNTDKPAKDDTQVLLEAGAVASFNDTSALIAKQSVDSVVKAQSWRTGYLRFDEERLEKVITSFNRYRSKKIVISQEIADLRISGVFKLSDGDAILTALEATLPVEIKKENEKVKLVKK; via the coding sequence ATGGCTACGGCTTTGAACCAGCATTCAATTAATAAACGTGCAAGTGATTACGTTGTGCGTCTTTACTCTGGTGAACTGACAGCTAAAGAAGAAAGTGAGATCCTTGAGTGGTGCGATGCGAAAGGCGCACATCAAGCTGCTTTTAACGATGCGCTTTATTTGTGGGAAACTTCAGCTCAAATTGCGCCTCATATAGGCTGGCGGCAAAAGCTGGAAAAACGCTTCTATCGAATGCGCTATCTAGCGGCATCTATTGTTGTTGCATCGTTCTGCTTTTTACTCATCACGCATCACAATGCGCCTGACCAAAGTATTGATAACAGTGAGCTTGCCAATAATTACTCTACTGCCATTGGCGAGGTGAGCAATGTTGGATTATCAGATGGCTCTACCATTACGTTAAATACAGATACCCGCATTAATATAAAGTTTAGTGAAGCGCACAGAGAGCTCTGGCTAGAACAAGGTGAGGCATTTTTTGATATTGCTAAAGATCGCTCTCGTCCATTCCTAATTCATACCGCAAACAAGACGGTGAGAGTCGTAGGAACGAAGTTTAATATTAAGCTGTCACAGGCTGGGTTTGATATCGCAGTAGAAGAAGGTACCGTTGCCATAGAAGAAAAGGCAGAGCCGAACACCGACAAACCAGCGAAAGATGATACTCAAGTGTTATTGGAAGCCGGCGCAGTCGCATCGTTCAATGATACCAGTGCACTTATCGCAAAACAAAGTGTGGACAGTGTAGTAAAAGCGCAAAGTTGGCGTACCGGTTACTTACGTTTTGATGAAGAACGGCTAGAGAAAGTGATTACCAGTTTTAACCGCTATAGAAGCAAAAAAATAGTGATTAGCCAAGAGATTGCTGATTTACGTATTAGTGGCGTTTTTAAACTTTCAGATGGTGATGCTATTTTAACGGCACTTGAAGCGACCTTGCCTGTAGAAATAAAAAAAGAGAATGAAAAGGTTAAATTAGTGAAAAAATAG
- a CDS encoding cytochrome b, whose translation MNAFLEWIEARIPIMRVANMHAIQYPAPKNMNFWYVFGFLATIVLVNQIITGIWLTMNFVPTSEGAFASVEYIMREIDYGWIIRYMHSTGASAFFIVVYLHMFRGMIYGSYQKPRELLWVFGMFIYLALMAEAFMGYVLPWGQMSYWGAQVIVSLFGAIPVVGPDLVIWLQGDYVISGATLNRFFALHVIALPLVIVILVFLHIIALHEVGSNNPDGIAIKHKKGSLPESEKTKFQIHEYYTSKYDIADDILPFFPHMVLKDLVAFCIFLALFTYILFFAPEMGGKFLEHPNFEIANPLKTPEHIFPVWYFTPFYAILKAVPDKLIGVLAMFGAIAALFALPWIDRGRVKSWRYRCGLHTVNLIVFAIVFVFLGYLGATPQENWKIVASQIATVMYFGFFVLLFLYSRNEKTKPVPERIA comes from the coding sequence ATGAATGCTTTTTTAGAGTGGATTGAAGCGCGTATTCCAATTATGCGTGTGGCGAATATGCACGCCATCCAATACCCAGCGCCTAAGAACATGAACTTTTGGTACGTGTTTGGATTTTTGGCTACCATCGTTTTAGTTAACCAAATTATTACTGGAATCTGGTTAACAATGAACTTCGTACCAACTTCTGAAGGTGCGTTCGCGTCTGTTGAATACATCATGCGTGAAATTGATTACGGATGGATTATCCGCTATATGCACAGTACTGGCGCTTCAGCGTTCTTTATTGTGGTATATCTACATATGTTCCGTGGCATGATTTACGGTTCTTACCAAAAGCCTCGTGAATTGCTTTGGGTGTTTGGTATGTTTATCTACCTTGCACTAATGGCTGAAGCCTTCATGGGTTATGTATTACCATGGGGACAAATGTCTTACTGGGGCGCACAGGTAATCGTATCACTATTTGGTGCAATTCCAGTTGTAGGTCCAGACTTAGTTATCTGGCTACAAGGTGACTATGTAATCTCGGGTGCTACCCTAAACCGATTCTTCGCATTGCACGTTATTGCATTGCCATTGGTTATTGTTATTTTAGTGTTCTTACACATTATTGCGCTACACGAAGTGGGCTCTAACAACCCAGACGGTATTGCGATTAAGCATAAGAAAGGCTCGTTACCTGAGTCAGAAAAGACTAAATTCCAAATCCATGAGTACTACACAAGCAAGTATGATATCGCTGATGACATCTTGCCATTCTTCCCGCACATGGTGCTGAAAGACTTAGTAGCGTTCTGTATTTTCTTAGCCTTGTTCACTTATATCTTGTTCTTCGCACCTGAAATGGGCGGTAAGTTCCTTGAGCATCCTAACTTTGAAATTGCGAACCCGTTGAAAACACCTGAACATATCTTCCCTGTTTGGTACTTCACGCCGTTCTACGCCATCCTTAAGGCAGTACCTGATAAGCTAATTGGTGTACTTGCGATGTTTGGTGCTATTGCAGCCTTGTTCGCTTTACCATGGATAGATCGCGGTCGTGTTAAATCGTGGCGCTATCGTTGTGGTTTACACACCGTAAACCTTATTGTGTTCGCAATTGTATTCGTTTTCCTAGGTTACTTAGGTGCTACACCTCAAGAAAACTGGAAGATTGTTGCGTCGCAAATCGCGACCGTTATGTACTTTGGTTTCTTCGTGTTGTTGTTCCTATACAGCCGTAACGAGAAAACTAAGCCTGTACCAGAGAGGATTGCCTAA
- the rpsI gene encoding 30S ribosomal protein S9, whose product MADTQYYGTGRRKSSTARVFLRPGSGNIQVNKRALDEYFGRETECMVVRQPLELVEMLEKFDLYVTVKGGGSNGQAGAIRHGITRALMEYDETLRPALRKAGFVTRDARQVERKKVGLHKARKRPQFSKR is encoded by the coding sequence ATGGCAGATACTCAATACTACGGCACCGGCCGCCGCAAAAGTTCTACCGCTCGTGTGTTCCTGCGTCCAGGCTCAGGTAACATTCAAGTAAACAAACGTGCTCTAGACGAGTACTTTGGTCGCGAGACTGAGTGCATGGTTGTTCGTCAACCTCTAGAACTTGTTGAAATGTTGGAAAAGTTTGACCTATACGTCACTGTTAAAGGTGGTGGTTCTAACGGTCAAGCTGGCGCAATTCGTCACGGCATCACTCGTGCTCTTATGGAGTACGATGAGACGTTACGTCCTGCTCTACGTAAAGCTGGCTTCGTTACTCGTGACGCTCGTCAAGTTGAACGTAAGAAAGTGGGTCTACACAAAGCACGTAAGCGTCCACAATTCTCAAAACGTTAA
- a CDS encoding RNA polymerase sigma factor has translation MKVVYLNTQSAIAQSQSDNAMLYELISEHEPALRRFIRVRARANAPEVEDILQEMYAKLFSLDELAQKVEARQDTFRSFLFTVVTNLIIDRERRAKVRAHDAHEPFSDTLYSTWNNEPEKCAGIAEKLIEIENVLENINPHHKSAFVLCRVEGKAYREISDILGVSVSTVEKYISAALMAIRNKVQD, from the coding sequence GTGAAAGTCGTTTATTTAAATACTCAATCAGCTATAGCGCAGTCTCAAAGCGACAATGCTATGCTTTACGAACTCATTTCTGAACATGAGCCCGCGCTTCGTCGGTTTATTCGTGTTCGAGCCCGTGCGAATGCCCCTGAGGTAGAAGACATACTTCAAGAAATGTACGCCAAACTCTTTTCACTTGATGAATTGGCACAGAAGGTTGAAGCGCGACAAGATACGTTTCGAAGCTTTTTGTTTACCGTTGTGACTAATTTAATTATAGATAGGGAACGGCGGGCAAAAGTGCGCGCTCATGATGCTCACGAACCATTTTCTGATACTCTATATTCTACGTGGAACAATGAGCCGGAAAAGTGTGCAGGGATTGCTGAGAAGCTAATTGAAATTGAAAACGTGCTTGAAAATATTAACCCTCATCACAAATCTGCATTTGTGCTTTGCCGCGTTGAAGGTAAGGCTTACCGGGAAATCAGCGACATATTAGGCGTTTCTGTGAGTACAGTAGAAAAATATATTTCAGCCGCACTGATGGCTATTCGAAATAAGGTGCAAGATTAA
- a CDS encoding M14 family metallopeptidase produces MFRLLFIALAFASPVTLACEFEGVTFSADFEAGKLDSCEVDENGTYVLSFLPEDKPINPSPWYYFSVTAAGNSSSKQAGKVDVVLTFDGYTPRYLPKVSYDQKSWEITAFDTTEQGMTISLPVSKRPLYVAAQRPIPNLVYINWLKQAEQDFGIKPFTIGKSTEGRTLSAFALEKPENTEWVIFVGRQHPPEVTGAVAMFSFLNQFLTTTSETSAFLSRFNVLVVPNINPDGVANGHWRHSLGHKDLNRDWNVFSQPETRAVKTYLDKITDAGGKIVMGMDFHSTHNNVFYTIPVDESIAPSDMVVDWLAELQTQTRGVFKVVDKPGTSPGKGVFKQFFADVYHVHGVTYEVGDNEPNEKTRYVAKHAANTLVDTLIATPAEAFYIKACTAEATSCEQ; encoded by the coding sequence ATGTTTCGATTACTTTTCATTGCACTGGCATTTGCTTCCCCTGTTACATTGGCGTGTGAATTCGAAGGCGTTACTTTTTCTGCAGATTTTGAAGCCGGTAAGTTAGATTCCTGTGAAGTCGACGAAAATGGCACCTATGTATTGAGCTTCTTACCAGAAGATAAGCCCATAAACCCTAGTCCTTGGTATTACTTTAGTGTTACCGCAGCAGGCAATTCATCGTCAAAACAAGCAGGAAAAGTAGACGTAGTGCTGACCTTTGACGGTTATACGCCAAGGTATTTACCTAAAGTGAGTTACGATCAAAAAAGCTGGGAGATAACTGCGTTTGATACCACAGAGCAGGGAATGACAATATCTTTACCTGTGTCAAAACGACCACTCTATGTGGCAGCCCAGCGTCCTATTCCAAATTTAGTTTACATAAACTGGCTAAAACAAGCAGAGCAAGACTTTGGCATTAAGCCGTTTACGATTGGTAAATCTACCGAAGGCCGCACGCTTTCTGCATTTGCTCTAGAAAAGCCAGAAAACACAGAGTGGGTTATTTTCGTTGGTCGCCAACACCCACCGGAAGTAACAGGCGCAGTAGCTATGTTCTCTTTTCTAAATCAATTCTTAACCACTACGTCTGAAACCAGTGCGTTTTTGTCACGATTTAATGTGTTGGTAGTGCCAAACATAAACCCTGATGGTGTAGCTAATGGACATTGGCGACATAGCCTTGGGCATAAAGATCTAAACCGCGATTGGAATGTATTCTCTCAACCAGAGACCAGAGCAGTGAAAACGTATTTAGATAAAATCACGGATGCCGGCGGGAAAATTGTAATGGGTATGGACTTTCACTCTACCCACAACAATGTTTTTTATACCATTCCGGTAGATGAAAGTATTGCCCCTAGCGACATGGTTGTAGACTGGTTAGCCGAGTTGCAAACGCAAACAAGAGGCGTGTTCAAAGTCGTAGATAAACCTGGCACATCGCCAGGGAAGGGCGTTTTTAAACAGTTTTTTGCTGATGTTTATCACGTGCATGGCGTTACTTATGAAGTCGGTGATAATGAACCCAATGAGAAAACACGTTACGTCGCTAAGCATGCTGCCAATACGCTTGTCGATACGTTAATTGCCACCCCTGCCGAGGCATTTTATATTAAAGCGTGTACTGCTGAAGCAACAAGTTGTGAGCAATGA
- the rplM gene encoding 50S ribosomal protein L13 — MKTFVAKPETVQRDWYVVDATDKTLGRLASEIALRLRGKHKPEYTPHVDTGDYIVVINADKITVTGRKALNKIYYAHSGYPGGLKETNFEKLLAFKPEMVIEKAVKGMLPKGPLGRAMFRKMKVYAGAEHKHAAQQPQVLDI; from the coding sequence ATGAAAACTTTTGTTGCAAAGCCAGAAACGGTACAACGTGACTGGTACGTGGTTGACGCCACAGACAAAACTCTAGGCCGTTTGGCTTCAGAAATCGCATTGCGCCTTCGTGGTAAGCATAAGCCAGAGTACACGCCTCACGTGGACACTGGTGATTACATTGTAGTTATCAATGCTGATAAAATTACGGTTACTGGCCGTAAAGCATTGAACAAAATCTATTATGCACACAGTGGCTATCCAGGTGGTCTGAAAGAAACTAACTTTGAAAAGCTGCTAGCTTTCAAACCAGAAATGGTTATTGAGAAAGCAGTGAAAGGAATGCTGCCAAAAGGTCCTCTAGGCCGTGCAATGTTCCGTAAAATGAAAGTTTACGCTGGTGCTGAACATAAGCACGCAGCACAGCAACCACAAGTTTTGGACATCTAA
- the petA gene encoding ubiquinol-cytochrome c reductase iron-sulfur subunit, translated as MSNVSVDATESAHNDNQPENNTRRRFLTVATSVVGGVGVVGAAVPFIASWNPSAKAKAAGADVEVDISGIEPGQLVRVMWRSKPVWIVRRTPEILEELSTHEDKLKDPNSEAEQQPTFAQNRFRSMKEEYLILVGICTHLGCSPQHLKDGAFEEVVEGVPDGFFCPCHGSKFDMAGRVFQNVPAPLNLVVPPYQFVDDTNIILGSEAEAV; from the coding sequence ATGAGCAATGTATCTGTAGATGCAACAGAGTCTGCACACAATGATAACCAGCCAGAAAACAACACCCGTCGTCGGTTTTTGACCGTTGCCACGTCGGTAGTTGGTGGTGTAGGTGTTGTTGGAGCGGCAGTGCCTTTTATTGCGTCCTGGAATCCAAGTGCCAAAGCGAAAGCGGCCGGTGCTGACGTTGAAGTAGATATCAGCGGGATTGAACCTGGACAGCTAGTGCGTGTGATGTGGCGAAGCAAGCCTGTATGGATTGTTCGTCGTACTCCTGAAATTCTTGAAGAATTGAGCACTCACGAAGATAAACTGAAAGATCCTAACTCTGAAGCAGAGCAACAACCTACGTTTGCCCAGAACCGTTTCCGTTCTATGAAAGAAGAGTACCTTATCTTAGTCGGTATTTGTACGCATCTAGGTTGTTCACCGCAGCACCTTAAAGATGGCGCTTTCGAAGAAGTGGTTGAAGGGGTTCCAGACGGTTTCTTCTGCCCATGTCACGGCTCTAAGTTTGATATGGCGGGTCGAGTATTCCAAAACGTACCTGCGCCGTTGAACCTTGTTGTTCCGCCTTACCAGTTCGTAGATGACACAAACATCATCCTCGGCTCAGAAGCGGAGGCTGTGTAA
- a CDS encoding TonB-dependent receptor, with product MKLPKTTTSTLALCVALSLSASIKAQQIENISIQATTLDNALLSLAQHSEIQILFSDARIKKKLSPKLEGSMDVQDALSTLLKDTGFTYKQTSKSTYIVTPIENKEESQSGTRPATSAPTDVQKQEASVERIQVTGSNIRGMQDTGALPVTMMSSEDIDGLGLSSGAEILAELPQQGAVNFNSERVVGGVNDARGDVSSVNLRGIGTGYTLTLLNGRRLVLHPGTQAENLVPVTTVNSNTLPVKGLKRVEVLRDGAAAIYGTDAISGVVNYVLDDKYTGGELQAQYGSSQGTGRDQINLSGAGGWLFNNDKTHVTFSGGYYHRDMVMASERDYAASSDLRNFSEVPADFVGDTQLDNRSTVTPWGEFSSDSLGTFHLEPASYNDCVADVSGDVCASSGSTPRDMRFDSNSQRSLSSEVDRLNLYTLVNHQINDDVEIYGEALYYSATAKRIREQSGNLTAQRFTVSADAFYNPFGEDVTVRRYRPIDTGPRNIEVDDYSYRLLAGSRGYIGDWDFDSAVLYSKANTIDTANRINTTLFQQAVNSTDESTAYNIFSGASVTNPNTVDDTPVSQSVIDSFMVDVERESETELASIDAKVSRPDLFSLPAGNVGFAAGVEYRYESFFDKRTDDLNGTLFFSDLVGGTSSEIASQVLGSSPTPDASGSRNVVSAYAEFAIPLLADKPFIESLNLQVAGRYEDFSDVGSVFKPKFALAWTVNENALIRGAYSGGFKAPGLPQTTAVNVARSNTRTDPLTQTNRGTLELRNGSDTLSPEESENYSFGVVLTPTKALTLTVDWWQIKQENTVGILNSQTQILYDALLRSQGSANENVVRDENDEIIYIRNDYTNLLPRDISGIDYSADYRFETEVGDFSIKLSAANLRKFDQGSDDITDLVVAAQEAGNEALLYEGERVAIFGSDGDLIRQNERPEWRANLSLTYSRDAWRAGLKYRYVSDVEDTSLNYTDDSGDLVTYVIDDWSTLDAYVSYRLSEDALFSGKTKVTVGMRNLTNEEPPFADGTFGFSSSLHSSIGRYTYVTLNHKF from the coding sequence ATGAAGTTGCCAAAAACCACAACAAGTACGTTAGCCCTGTGTGTCGCACTATCACTAAGTGCAAGTATCAAAGCACAGCAAATAGAAAACATTTCAATTCAAGCCACCACACTCGATAACGCATTGCTCTCACTGGCACAGCACAGTGAAATTCAAATTCTGTTTTCAGACGCTAGAATAAAGAAAAAACTAAGCCCTAAGCTAGAAGGCAGTATGGATGTGCAGGATGCACTTTCTACCTTGCTTAAAGACACTGGCTTTACCTACAAGCAGACATCTAAAAGCACTTACATTGTTACTCCAATTGAAAATAAAGAGGAGAGCCAATCAGGTACGCGCCCTGCTACCTCTGCTCCTACTGACGTTCAAAAACAAGAAGCAAGTGTAGAGCGTATTCAAGTTACTGGCTCAAACATCCGTGGAATGCAAGATACTGGCGCATTGCCCGTCACCATGATGTCATCTGAAGATATTGATGGTTTAGGCTTAAGCAGTGGCGCGGAAATTTTAGCGGAGTTACCACAACAAGGTGCCGTAAATTTTAATAGCGAGCGTGTAGTTGGTGGCGTAAACGATGCACGTGGCGATGTCTCTTCAGTAAATCTACGAGGTATAGGTACAGGCTACACACTTACACTGTTGAACGGTCGCCGATTAGTGCTACACCCAGGTACGCAGGCCGAAAACTTGGTGCCTGTTACTACTGTGAATTCAAATACGCTGCCAGTTAAAGGGCTAAAACGCGTTGAAGTGTTACGCGATGGCGCTGCGGCTATTTACGGTACTGATGCCATATCAGGTGTAGTGAATTATGTATTAGACGATAAATATACCGGCGGTGAGCTTCAAGCTCAATATGGCAGTAGCCAAGGTACAGGTCGCGACCAAATCAATTTATCAGGCGCTGGTGGCTGGTTATTTAATAATGATAAAACACACGTTACTTTTAGTGGTGGGTACTATCATCGTGACATGGTAATGGCGAGTGAGCGGGACTATGCCGCCAGTTCTGACTTACGCAACTTCAGCGAAGTGCCTGCTGATTTTGTTGGCGATACACAGCTAGATAATCGCTCAACGGTAACGCCATGGGGCGAATTCTCCTCAGACAGTTTAGGCACGTTTCACCTTGAGCCAGCGTCATACAACGATTGTGTTGCAGACGTTAGTGGCGATGTGTGTGCGTCTTCTGGATCAACACCTCGAGATATGCGCTTCGATTCGAACTCACAGCGTAGCTTAAGCTCTGAAGTCGATAGGCTCAACCTGTACACCTTGGTGAATCATCAAATCAACGACGACGTTGAGATATACGGTGAAGCCCTTTACTACTCGGCAACGGCAAAACGTATTCGTGAACAATCGGGCAATCTAACAGCACAGCGTTTTACGGTGTCTGCTGATGCATTTTACAACCCTTTTGGTGAGGACGTAACAGTTCGTCGCTATCGTCCCATTGATACAGGCCCACGAAATATCGAAGTCGATGACTACAGTTATCGTTTATTAGCAGGCTCCCGTGGTTATATAGGCGATTGGGACTTCGACTCAGCCGTGTTGTATTCAAAAGCGAATACCATAGATACCGCAAATCGAATTAACACCACCTTGTTCCAACAAGCGGTTAATAGTACCGATGAAAGCACGGCTTACAATATTTTCAGCGGCGCCAGTGTAACTAACCCAAATACGGTTGACGATACGCCGGTATCACAAAGTGTTATAGACAGTTTTATGGTGGACGTTGAGCGGGAGTCAGAAACAGAACTTGCCTCAATTGATGCCAAAGTATCTCGACCAGATTTGTTTAGTTTACCCGCCGGTAATGTAGGTTTTGCCGCAGGTGTTGAATATCGCTATGAGAGCTTTTTCGACAAACGAACCGATGATTTGAACGGCACGTTGTTTTTCAGTGACTTAGTGGGTGGCACTTCGTCTGAAATTGCTAGCCAAGTATTAGGAAGTAGCCCCACGCCTGATGCCAGCGGAAGTCGCAATGTGGTATCTGCGTACGCGGAATTTGCTATTCCATTGCTGGCCGATAAACCTTTTATTGAAAGTTTGAATTTGCAGGTGGCTGGCCGTTACGAAGATTTCTCTGATGTAGGCAGTGTATTTAAACCTAAATTTGCCCTTGCATGGACGGTAAATGAAAATGCGTTAATTCGTGGTGCTTATTCAGGGGGCTTCAAAGCGCCAGGGTTACCACAAACCACAGCAGTAAATGTTGCCCGTTCAAATACCAGAACCGATCCGCTGACACAAACGAATCGCGGTACGCTAGAACTTCGAAATGGTAGCGATACCTTAAGCCCCGAAGAAAGTGAAAACTACTCGTTTGGTGTAGTACTTACGCCTACCAAAGCGTTAACCCTTACAGTCGATTGGTGGCAAATCAAGCAAGAGAACACGGTGGGTATTTTAAATAGCCAAACGCAAATTTTGTATGACGCATTATTGCGTAGCCAGGGTAGCGCGAATGAAAATGTGGTTCGTGATGAAAATGACGAAATTATATATATTCGAAACGACTACACTAACTTATTGCCAAGAGACATTTCTGGTATCGATTACAGTGCTGATTACCGTTTTGAAACTGAAGTAGGTGATTTTTCCATTAAGCTCAGTGCCGCTAACTTACGAAAGTTCGATCAAGGGTCTGACGATATCACAGACCTAGTGGTTGCAGCGCAAGAAGCTGGAAACGAAGCGTTATTGTACGAAGGGGAGCGAGTTGCCATATTTGGTAGCGATGGCGACCTTATTCGTCAAAACGAACGCCCAGAATGGCGGGCTAATTTATCGCTAACCTATTCTCGCGATGCTTGGCGTGCCGGTCTTAAATATCGTTACGTTAGTGATGTTGAAGACACTAGCTTAAATTATACCGACGATTCAGGTGATTTAGTGACTTACGTCATTGATGATTGGTCAACGTTAGATGCGTACGTAAGTTACCGCTTAAGTGAAGACGCCTTATTTAGCGGAAAAACGAAAGTGACCGTAGGCATGCGTAACCTGACAAACGAAGAACCGCCGTTTGCCGATGGAACCTTTGGATTCAGCAGTAGCCTTCATTCATCGATTGGCCGTTATACCTACGTAACACTTAATCATAAATTCTAA